The following are from one region of the Lytechinus variegatus isolate NC3 chromosome 4, Lvar_3.0, whole genome shotgun sequence genome:
- the LOC121412962 gene encoding uncharacterized protein LOC121412962, producing MDICNDVDKLLEQDPYLDDEKKEALALVLIALAVNKAKAKGRYRARKRKAKTEWVREWLLQRQHHGWYEKLMTHLEEGDLRSFRNFLRVDPDMFRKLVARLTPKIKTLQPLQDTNFRMALPLGLKVAITLRFLATGNSYKSLSYGFRVAPNTIVSIVPEVCQAIYEEFHEEAIKCPSSPEEWKEVAKGFSEKWNFHHVCGALDGKHVRILAPPGSGSVYYNYKGFFSIIMLALVDADYKFMYLNVGTPGADSDSGIFRDCNLFKALDEDLAYLPPAEPFPGGGQDVPYFLVGDDAFFLSRRKDSTADIL from the coding sequence ATGGACATCTGCAATGATGTTGATAAGCTGTTAGAACAGGATCCCTACCTGGATGATGAGAAGAAGGAAGCATTGGCCCTCGTGCTGATAGCTCTGGCCGTGAATAAGGCTAAAGCCAAGGGTAGGTATCGTGCCAGAAAGAGGAAGGCAAAGACAGAGTGGGTACGTGAGTGGCTCCTACAACGGCAACACCATGGCTGGTATGAGAAGCTGATGACACATCTGGAAGAAGGGGATTTGAGGTCCTTTAGGAATTTCCTGCGAGTGGATCCAGATATGTTCAGGAAGTTGGTGGCTCGACTTACGCCCAAGATCAAAACCCTACAGCCCCTACAAGACACTAACTTCCGGATGGCCCTGCCCCTTGGTTTGAAAGTTGCCATCACTCTGAGGTTCCTTGCTACAGGAAACTCCTACAAGAGCCTTTCGTATGGTTTCCGCGTGGCTCCAAACACAATTGTTAGCATCGTACCAGAGGTGTGCCAAGCAATCTATGAGGAGTTTCACGAGGAAGCCATCAAGTGTCCATCTTCACCTGAAGAGTGGAAGGAAGTGGCAAAGGGTTTTTCAGAGAAGTGGAACTTTCATCACGTTTGTGGTGCGCTGGACGGAAAACATGTCAGAATTCTCGCTCCTCCTGGCTCAGGCAGTGTGTATTACAATTACAAAGGCTTCTTTTCCATAATCATGCTTGCGTTGGTAGATGCTGACTATAAGTTCATGTATCTCAACGTGGGGACTCCTGGAGCTGACTCAGACTCTGGCATCTTCAGGGACTGCAATTTGTTCAAGGCACTCGATGAAGATCTAGCCTACCTGCCACCTGCAGAACCCTTTCCTGGTGGAGGTCAAGATGTCCCGTACTTTTTGGTGGGTGACGATGCGTTTTTCTTATCAAGAAGAAAGGATTCAACAGCTGACATATTGTAA